In Bacillus sp. FJAT-45037, the following are encoded in one genomic region:
- the pcrA gene encoding DNA helicase PcrA: MQEKIIEKMLAGLNPEQRQATTHTEGPLLLMAGAGSGKTRVLTHRIAYLLREKAIAPWNVLAITFTNKASREMKERVAKLVGPVAEDIWISTFHSMCVRILRRDIDRIGYNRNFTILDSTDQLSVIKQLLKNKNIDPKKFEPRSLLGTISGWKNELKKPGECMGQATGPYDQTAAEIYVDYQKQLKKNHALDFDDLIMKTIELFKLVPEVLEFYQRKFQYILVDEYQDTNKAQYMLVRMLSDKYENICVVGDSDQSIYRWRGADIANILSFEEDYPKATVILLEQNYRSTKTILDAANKVIENNMNRKPKNLWTENDAGPKIGYFGADTEHSEAQFVVEKIREAIRSGEQTYSDTAILYRTNAQSRVIEEFFVKSNIEYNIVGGTKFYDRKEIKDVLAYLRLISNPDDDISLQRIVNVPKRGIGATTVDKIGAYAVNQGVSLFSALQEIEQIGVTARAVGKLVEFRDQLAHWIQMQEYLSVTELVEELLDRTGYRDMLRNDQSIEAQSRLENIDEFITVTNEFEKSNDDKSLVSFLTDLALVADIDKLEDEDDGKPKDAVTLMTLHSAKGLEFPLVFLIGMEEGIFPHSRSLFEEEEMEEERRLAYVGITRAEKQLYLTNARMRTLYGKTNMNPPSRFISEIPEECIDQMNEEKETPAWMKTSRSASPSARPTSKVRSSGMTTTGGDQFAWSVGDKAGHKKWGVGTVVSIKGEGESVELDIAFPQPTGIKRLFAKFAPITKQ; this comes from the coding sequence ATGCAAGAGAAGATTATTGAAAAAATGCTAGCAGGTTTGAATCCTGAGCAAAGGCAGGCAACAACACATACAGAAGGTCCGTTATTATTAATGGCTGGTGCAGGAAGTGGAAAGACGAGAGTCCTAACTCATCGCATCGCCTATTTATTACGTGAAAAAGCGATTGCGCCGTGGAATGTACTGGCAATTACATTTACGAACAAAGCATCACGGGAGATGAAAGAACGTGTGGCAAAGCTTGTCGGTCCAGTTGCAGAAGATATATGGATCTCAACGTTTCACTCGATGTGCGTTCGTATTTTACGCCGCGACATTGATCGCATTGGCTACAACCGTAACTTTACGATTCTAGATTCTACAGATCAGTTATCGGTTATTAAGCAATTATTAAAAAATAAGAACATTGATCCGAAGAAATTTGAGCCACGAAGCCTTTTAGGTACGATTAGTGGTTGGAAGAATGAATTGAAAAAGCCAGGTGAATGTATGGGACAAGCAACAGGGCCCTATGATCAGACAGCTGCTGAGATCTATGTAGACTATCAGAAACAACTGAAAAAAAATCACGCGCTCGATTTTGATGACTTAATTATGAAGACAATCGAGTTGTTTAAGCTTGTCCCGGAAGTATTAGAATTCTACCAACGTAAATTCCAATACATTTTAGTTGATGAGTATCAAGATACGAATAAAGCACAATACATGCTTGTCCGTATGTTAAGTGATAAATATGAAAATATTTGTGTTGTAGGGGATTCGGATCAGTCCATTTATCGTTGGAGAGGTGCTGACATTGCCAATATCCTTTCCTTTGAAGAAGACTATCCAAAGGCAACTGTAATCCTTCTTGAACAAAACTATCGTTCAACGAAAACGATCTTAGATGCTGCGAATAAGGTCATCGAAAATAACATGAATCGAAAACCGAAAAATCTTTGGACGGAAAACGATGCAGGACCGAAGATTGGCTACTTTGGAGCGGATACAGAACACTCAGAAGCTCAATTTGTTGTCGAGAAAATCCGTGAAGCTATTCGTAGTGGAGAGCAGACATATTCAGATACGGCAATCCTTTATCGCACCAATGCACAGTCTCGAGTGATTGAGGAATTCTTTGTGAAGTCGAACATTGAGTACAACATCGTCGGTGGTACGAAGTTCTACGATCGTAAAGAGATTAAAGACGTTTTAGCTTATTTGCGTTTAATTTCCAACCCAGATGATGATATTAGCTTACAACGGATCGTTAATGTGCCAAAGCGTGGAATCGGTGCGACAACCGTTGATAAAATCGGTGCCTACGCAGTGAACCAAGGAGTTTCTCTATTCTCAGCTTTGCAAGAAATCGAGCAGATTGGTGTGACAGCACGTGCCGTTGGGAAGTTGGTTGAATTTAGAGATCAACTAGCTCATTGGATTCAAATGCAGGAATATTTATCGGTCACAGAGCTTGTGGAAGAATTACTAGATCGGACAGGCTACCGTGACATGCTTCGTAACGATCAGTCCATTGAAGCACAGAGTCGTCTAGAGAATATCGATGAGTTTATTACGGTAACGAATGAATTCGAGAAATCGAATGACGATAAATCACTCGTTTCCTTCTTAACCGATCTAGCCCTTGTTGCTGATATTGATAAGTTAGAAGATGAAGATGACGGAAAGCCTAAAGATGCTGTGACTTTAATGACCTTACACTCTGCCAAGGGTTTAGAGTTTCCACTTGTATTCCTGATTGGTATGGAAGAAGGGATTTTCCCACACAGTCGCTCGTTATTTGAGGAAGAAGAAATGGAAGAGGAACGCCGTCTTGCTTATGTCGGTATTACCAGAGCAGAGAAGCAGCTCTACTTAACGAATGCGAGAATGCGTACCCTTTACGGTAAAACAAATATGAACCCTCCGTCGCGCTTTATCTCGGAAATTCCTGAAGAATGTATTGACCAGATGAATGAAGAGAAAGAGACCCCAGCTTGGATGAAGACGTCCCGTTCAGCGAGTCCGAGTGCTAGACCGACTTCAAAAGTGAGAAGTTCAGGTATGACCACAACTGGCGGCGATCAGTTTGCTTGGTCAGTTGGCGATAAAGCAGGTCATAAAAAGTGGGGCGTCGGTACGGTTGTAAGTATTAAGGGAGAAGGCGAGTCGGTAGAACTTGATATCGCATTCCCGCAACCAACAGGTATAAAGCGTCTATTTGCAAAGTTTGCACCGATTACGAAGCAGTAA
- a CDS encoding BMP family lipoprotein, with amino-acid sequence MKKWLRTLSMTVVAAVALAACGTGDDAAETPAGEEGSTEDAVEASEFKVAMVTDVGGIDDKSFNQSAWEGLSEFGQEAGLEEGTGYRYLQSASMDDFEPNLRSLVREDADLVWGIGFLMEEAIRTIAEQVEDTQLAIVDTVVLDADENTYSNIANVTFKEHEGSFLVGVAAGLHTEGNKVGFIGGVESGLIKKFENGFKAGVKAVNPDAEILVQYAESFNDASRGSQIANTMYSQGADIIYHAAGGTGNGLFTEAINRAMNGENIWAIGVDRDQFEEGEYGDEGQSVTLTSMIKRVDTAVQIVSEQTMNGDFPGGEILEYGLEEDAVGIAPSTDNLSEEALDAVEEHQALIQSGDIVVPQTDEEYEEYLNSLE; translated from the coding sequence ATGAAGAAATGGTTACGTACATTATCAATGACTGTTGTTGCTGCAGTCGCTTTAGCTGCTTGTGGAACGGGTGACGATGCCGCAGAAACACCTGCAGGTGAAGAAGGGTCAACAGAAGACGCTGTTGAAGCTAGTGAATTTAAAGTCGCAATGGTAACAGATGTTGGCGGAATTGATGATAAATCATTTAATCAATCAGCTTGGGAAGGGTTATCTGAATTCGGGCAAGAAGCAGGACTAGAAGAGGGAACTGGATATCGTTACCTTCAATCTGCTTCAATGGATGACTTTGAACCAAATCTTCGTAGCTTAGTTCGTGAAGATGCTGATCTAGTATGGGGAATCGGATTTTTAATGGAAGAAGCGATTCGCACAATTGCTGAACAAGTAGAAGACACTCAACTTGCGATCGTAGATACAGTTGTATTAGATGCAGATGAGAACACATATAGCAACATTGCAAACGTTACCTTTAAAGAGCACGAAGGTTCTTTCCTAGTTGGTGTGGCAGCTGGTCTTCACACTGAAGGAAATAAAGTTGGTTTCATTGGTGGGGTAGAGAGTGGCTTAATTAAGAAGTTTGAAAATGGTTTTAAAGCTGGAGTAAAAGCAGTTAATCCAGACGCTGAAATTCTAGTTCAATACGCAGAGAGCTTTAACGATGCATCTCGTGGTTCTCAAATTGCTAACACAATGTATAGCCAAGGCGCAGACATTATCTATCATGCTGCTGGTGGTACTGGAAACGGGTTATTCACAGAAGCTATTAACCGTGCAATGAACGGTGAAAACATATGGGCAATCGGTGTAGACCGTGACCAATTTGAAGAAGGTGAGTATGGTGATGAAGGTCAATCTGTTACGCTTACTTCAATGATTAAACGTGTAGACACTGCTGTACAAATTGTTTCTGAGCAAACAATGAACGGCGACTTCCCAGGTGGCGAAATTCTTGAATATGGTCTTGAAGAAGATGCTGTCGGAATTGCCCCTTCGACGGATAACTTATCTGAAGAAGCATTAGATGCAGTAGAAGAGCACCAAGCTTTAATTCAATCAGGTGACATTGTCGTACCTCAAACAGATGAAGAGTACGAAGAGTACCTAAATAGCTTAGAATAA
- a CDS encoding heptaprenylglyceryl phosphate synthase, translated as MLEYTEWKHVFKLDPNKEISDEDLEAICESGTDGLIIGGTDGVTLDNTLQLLARVRRFSVSAALEVSNLESITPGFDYYFIPSVMNSSKVEWISGLHHQAIKEYGAIMNWDEIIMEGYCILNPKAKAAIVTEAQTELDNEDVVAYARMAERLYHFPIFYLEYSGMYGKADLVRQVKQVLKETKLVYGGGIKTAEQAKEMAQFADMVVIGNIIYDDLQAALKTVKAVKG; from the coding sequence TTGCTTGAATATACGGAATGGAAGCATGTTTTTAAATTAGATCCAAACAAAGAGATAAGTGATGAGGATTTAGAAGCCATTTGTGAATCAGGAACAGATGGCTTAATTATTGGTGGTACAGATGGAGTCACCCTAGATAACACGTTGCAGTTACTAGCGCGTGTCAGACGATTCTCGGTTTCTGCAGCACTTGAAGTGTCGAATTTAGAGTCAATCACACCAGGCTTCGATTATTATTTCATTCCCTCGGTGATGAATAGCAGCAAGGTCGAGTGGATTTCAGGATTGCATCATCAAGCAATCAAAGAATACGGTGCGATTATGAACTGGGATGAAATTATTATGGAGGGGTACTGTATTTTAAACCCCAAAGCCAAAGCGGCAATTGTAACAGAAGCGCAAACGGAATTAGATAACGAGGATGTTGTGGCGTATGCGCGAATGGCTGAGCGTTTGTATCACTTCCCAATTTTTTATTTAGAGTATAGTGGCATGTATGGAAAGGCTGATCTCGTTCGACAAGTGAAACAAGTATTAAAAGAGACGAAGCTTGTTTATGGCGGCGGAATCAAAACAGCTGAACAAGCCAAAGAGATGGCCCAATTTGCGGATATGGTGGTCATTGGCAACATCATCTATGATGATCTGCAAGCTGCACTTAAAACGGTCAAGGCAGTGAAAGGATAA
- a CDS encoding GNAT family N-acetyltransferase, giving the protein MNFKKEKVNVTADRILVETLLQTGRFHEGLEQFRLPDEQQKAMLHAFRTLDVDFSIAYVGEIIVGYTLILPPEPDERWVKMLQIRVLGAIEVIPTLRNKGVASQLLKTVLQTKSYEKEIIISLEYRWHWDLESVDGDSGLYKELLQKLLYKGGFEEILTNDPDIASYPENFMMARIGREIESEDLVRFFELAGTKNKSQV; this is encoded by the coding sequence ATGAACTTTAAAAAGGAGAAAGTGAATGTAACGGCTGATCGCATCCTCGTCGAAACGCTGTTACAAACGGGACGGTTTCATGAAGGACTTGAGCAGTTTCGTCTTCCTGATGAGCAACAAAAAGCGATGCTTCATGCATTTCGGACATTAGATGTTGACTTTTCGATTGCCTATGTAGGGGAAATCATTGTAGGGTACACCTTAATCTTGCCACCAGAACCAGACGAACGTTGGGTAAAGATGCTTCAGATTCGTGTGTTAGGGGCAATTGAAGTCATCCCTACTCTTAGGAATAAAGGTGTCGCAAGTCAATTGCTTAAGACCGTCTTACAAACCAAGTCATATGAGAAAGAGATTATTATCTCCCTTGAGTATCGCTGGCATTGGGACCTTGAGTCTGTTGATGGAGATAGCGGGCTCTACAAAGAACTTCTTCAGAAGCTACTTTATAAAGGTGGCTTTGAAGAAATATTAACCAATGATCCTGATATCGCTTCTTATCCAGAGAATTTCATGATGGCACGAATAGGGCGAGAGATCGAAAGTGAGGATCTCGTTCGATTTTTTGAGCTTGCAGGAACCAAAAACAAAAGCCAGGTATAG
- a CDS encoding ribonucleotide-diphosphate reductase subunit beta, with amino-acid sequence MTLQTRKLYDPTAPNASTAIVNGQSSNVLNWDDVRFSWAYPLYKNMLANFWTPFEINMTHDTKQFTRLTESEQEAFKKIIGLLAFLDSVQTDYSLKVANYLTDSSLVALMSVLSFQEVVHNQSYSYVLSSLVPKATQDEIFDYWKSDPVLKERNEFIVAGYEQFASDPTPETLAKSIVYDVILEGINFYSGFAFFYNLARHQKMVSTSTMINYINRDEQLHVYLFTNIFKELLIDNPELQSEEMEGFVRDSLVRAIEFELKWFNYIIGEQIEGVTSEEMESYLKFIANKRAKQLGYDHIYPEHRTNCLKWIRAYEDINAAKSDFFEQKSRQYAKVSSDNGFDEL; translated from the coding sequence ATGACTTTGCAAACAAGAAAACTCTATGACCCAACAGCACCAAATGCTTCTACAGCGATTGTAAATGGACAAAGCTCCAATGTCTTAAATTGGGATGATGTTCGATTTAGTTGGGCCTATCCACTCTATAAAAATATGCTCGCAAACTTTTGGACACCGTTTGAGATTAATATGACACACGACACGAAGCAATTTACTCGTTTAACAGAATCGGAACAGGAAGCATTTAAAAAGATTATCGGTTTACTCGCCTTTTTAGATAGTGTTCAAACGGATTATTCATTGAAAGTAGCTAATTACTTAACCGATTCGAGCCTTGTTGCTTTAATGAGTGTGCTCTCTTTCCAAGAGGTCGTCCATAATCAAAGCTACTCCTACGTACTCTCAAGCCTGGTACCAAAAGCAACACAGGACGAAATTTTCGATTATTGGAAATCAGACCCTGTATTAAAAGAACGAAATGAATTTATCGTGGCTGGATACGAGCAATTTGCTAGCGATCCCACTCCTGAAACATTAGCGAAATCAATTGTGTACGATGTCATTTTAGAAGGAATTAATTTTTATTCTGGCTTTGCGTTCTTTTATAATTTAGCTCGTCATCAGAAAATGGTCTCGACTTCAACGATGATCAATTATATCAATCGCGATGAACAACTACATGTCTATTTGTTCACGAATATTTTCAAAGAATTACTGATTGATAACCCAGAGCTCCAAAGTGAAGAGATGGAAGGATTCGTTCGCGATTCTCTGGTTAGGGCGATTGAATTTGAATTAAAATGGTTTAATTATATTATTGGAGAGCAGATTGAGGGAGTCACGTCTGAAGAAATGGAATCTTACCTGAAATTTATCGCGAATAAACGAGCAAAACAGTTAGGCTACGATCATATTTATCCAGAGCATCGCACCAATTGCTTGAAATGGATTAGAGCTTACGAGGATATTAATGCAGCAAAAAGTGATTTCTTTGAACAAAAGTCACGCCAATATGCCAAGGTGTCGAGTGATAACGGGTTTGATGAACTTTAA
- a CDS encoding ABC transporter ATP-binding protein: protein MSYVIEMNNIRKEFPGIVANDNITLQLKKGEIHALLGENGAGKSTLMNVLFGLYQPERGEIRVRGEGVKITDPNVANKLGIGMVHQHFMLVDKFTVTENIIMGNEPKRFGMVNKKKAAKEVEEISERYGLAVDPHAKIENISVGMQQRVEILKTLYRGADILIFDEPTAVLTPQEIQELIGIMKALVAEGKSIILITHKLKEILSVCDRCTVIRRGKGIGTVEVSETDQDKLAAMMVGREVNFKVDKTPATPAETVLSVADLTVKNSRGVDAVKSLNLDIKAGEILGLAGVDGNGQSEFIEAITGLRKVDQGSIKLNGKELAGLKPRKVTESGIGHIPEDRHKHGLVLDFAIGENIVLQTYYQQPYSKNMVLNHTEIYKKANELIKDFDVRTPSEFTPARALSGGNQQKAIIAREVDRSPDFLIAAQPTRGLDVGAIESIHKRLILERDKGRAVLLMSLELDEILNVSDRIAVMYEGQIVAIVDADQTNEKELGLLMAGGKKEKAGEAK from the coding sequence ATGAGTTATGTTATTGAAATGAATAACATCCGCAAAGAATTTCCTGGCATTGTCGCTAATGATAATATTACACTCCAGCTTAAAAAAGGTGAGATTCATGCCTTACTTGGTGAAAATGGAGCTGGAAAATCAACGTTAATGAATGTTTTATTTGGCTTGTATCAACCAGAACGTGGGGAGATTCGAGTTCGTGGTGAGGGTGTGAAGATCACCGACCCTAACGTAGCTAACAAACTCGGGATTGGTATGGTTCATCAACATTTTATGCTTGTTGACAAATTTACGGTAACAGAAAACATCATTATGGGAAATGAGCCAAAGAGATTTGGAATGGTAAATAAAAAGAAGGCAGCCAAAGAGGTCGAAGAAATTTCAGAACGTTATGGTCTAGCAGTCGATCCACATGCGAAGATTGAGAATATTTCAGTTGGAATGCAACAACGTGTTGAGATTTTGAAAACGCTCTATCGTGGTGCCGATATTCTTATTTTTGATGAGCCGACAGCCGTACTTACTCCGCAAGAAATCCAAGAATTAATTGGAATTATGAAAGCCCTAGTAGCTGAAGGGAAATCCATTATTCTAATCACTCATAAGCTGAAAGAAATTCTATCGGTTTGTGATCGTTGTACGGTCATTCGTCGCGGAAAAGGTATTGGAACCGTTGAAGTAAGTGAAACGGACCAAGACAAATTAGCAGCAATGATGGTTGGTCGCGAAGTAAACTTTAAAGTTGATAAGACACCTGCTACACCAGCGGAGACGGTACTTTCTGTAGCTGATTTAACAGTTAAAAACTCACGGGGTGTTGATGCAGTCAAGTCTCTTAATCTCGATATTAAAGCGGGAGAAATATTAGGTCTTGCCGGCGTAGATGGAAATGGACAATCTGAATTTATTGAAGCGATTACTGGTCTTCGTAAAGTCGATCAAGGCTCAATCAAGTTAAACGGAAAAGAATTAGCAGGCTTGAAGCCTCGTAAAGTGACCGAATCAGGTATCGGACATATTCCTGAAGATCGTCATAAGCATGGTTTGGTTCTTGATTTTGCTATTGGTGAGAATATCGTTTTGCAGACGTACTACCAGCAACCGTATTCAAAAAATATGGTCTTAAATCATACAGAGATTTATAAAAAGGCGAATGAGTTAATCAAAGATTTTGATGTGCGTACTCCATCAGAATTCACACCAGCACGTGCTTTATCAGGAGGAAATCAACAAAAAGCGATTATCGCAAGAGAAGTAGACCGCTCACCGGATTTCCTAATCGCGGCACAACCGACTCGTGGTTTGGATGTTGGAGCGATCGAATCGATCCACAAGCGTCTGATATTAGAACGAGATAAAGGACGAGCAGTGTTGTTGATGTCGCTTGAATTAGATGAAATTTTAAATGTAAGTGACCGAATTGCCGTGATGTATGAGGGGCAAATTGTAGCTATTGTTGATGCCGATCAAACAAATGAGAAAGAACTTGGGCTCCTAATGGCAGGCGGAAAGAAAGAGAAGGCAGGTGAAGCGAAGTGA
- a CDS encoding CamS family sex pheromone protein, with the protein MNVNRWGIVTAVSLLFLTGCFPMFQQPEEEETVVEEPQQEEQNVDIVPQVSTPENYYQSVLYDGAYLHGNSRGFGNAVVYNRLDLDQLEMGLTQIAKETFDPENYFFREGQFISRSEINEWLMRYDEESNRFGINPALGEGETMREREDSQPRYLSHILEHNYLVQNENGNYELGGIVIGLSMNSVYNFRVEDDQGRYTFYETNISQEVMERQGQEMAAEIVERLRVTTREDGVFNQIPITVALFREQPQQSTIPGNFIMKSTAPPGEGLERWQRLNERYYLFPSSAANEDVNNDAAQFQQVKDDLQSFFDTFVGVVGRGYYVDNQLQEMTIEVPLRYQGKAEIVALTQYAADVIQQRMTNQNVKVNLYVTSVAGKHESLVVKNPGEEPFIHVFE; encoded by the coding sequence ATGAACGTAAATCGATGGGGGATTGTTACGGCTGTTAGTCTTTTGTTTTTAACAGGCTGCTTTCCGATGTTTCAACAACCAGAGGAAGAAGAAACCGTAGTTGAAGAACCACAACAAGAGGAGCAGAATGTCGATATTGTTCCACAAGTTTCAACACCAGAAAATTATTATCAAAGTGTGCTCTATGACGGCGCGTATTTGCACGGTAACTCAAGAGGATTTGGAAATGCGGTCGTCTATAATAGATTAGATTTGGATCAGCTAGAAATGGGTTTAACGCAAATTGCGAAAGAAACATTTGATCCAGAAAACTATTTTTTCCGTGAAGGTCAGTTTATCTCAAGAAGTGAAATTAATGAATGGTTAATGCGATATGATGAAGAATCGAACCGGTTTGGAATTAACCCAGCTCTAGGTGAGGGTGAGACGATGCGCGAGCGAGAAGATAGCCAGCCTCGTTATTTATCGCATATTTTAGAACATAACTATTTAGTTCAGAACGAAAACGGTAACTATGAACTTGGGGGCATTGTCATTGGGTTATCAATGAATAGTGTGTATAATTTCCGAGTCGAAGACGATCAAGGGCGCTATACCTTCTATGAAACAAACATTAGTCAAGAAGTGATGGAACGTCAAGGGCAAGAGATGGCTGCTGAAATTGTTGAGCGGTTGCGTGTAACTACACGAGAGGATGGAGTATTTAACCAAATTCCAATCACCGTTGCGTTGTTTAGAGAACAACCACAGCAATCAACGATTCCTGGAAACTTTATTATGAAGTCAACAGCACCACCGGGCGAGGGATTAGAACGCTGGCAACGATTAAATGAAAGATACTATCTATTCCCATCAAGCGCGGCAAACGAAGATGTTAATAATGATGCGGCTCAATTTCAGCAAGTGAAAGATGACTTACAAAGCTTCTTCGATACATTTGTAGGCGTAGTGGGAAGAGGGTATTATGTCGATAATCAATTACAAGAAATGACAATTGAAGTCCCACTTCGCTACCAAGGGAAAGCAGAGATTGTTGCCTTAACACAATATGCAGCGGATGTGATCCAACAACGTATGACCAATCAAAATGTAAAAGTTAATCTGTATGTGACGTCGGTTGCAGGAAAACATGAAAGTTTGGTAGTCAAAAATCCAGGTGAAGAACCATTTATTCATGTCTTTGAATAG
- the ligA gene encoding NAD-dependent DNA ligase LigA, with amino-acid sequence MERQEAEQRVQTLREQLEEYGYHYYVLDQPLVSDAEYDQLLKELVALETDYPELISDDSPSVRVGGEPLPFFEKVEHKTPMLSLGNAFNEQDLRDFDRRVRERVGEELTYSCELKIDGLAVSLTYENGKFIRGATRGDGSVGEDITNNLKTIQAIPLRLKEKVNLEVRGEAYMPKKSFESLNAAKEEGGEEKFANPRNAAAGSLRQLDPKIASKRNLSIFIYAVGNAEGQDLASHHEGLSFLDHLGFKVNKESQHCFSIEEVIAYTEKWTTRRADLSYDIDGIVIKVDSIPQQRELGFTAKSPRWATAFKFPAEEVVTTLRDIELSVGRTGVVTPTAILDPVVVAGTTVKRASLHNEDLIREKDVKLGDTVIIKKAGDIIPEVVNVLTENRDGSEREFSMPTHCPECESELVRLEGEVALRCINPECPAQIREGLIHFVSRQAMNIDGLGEKVIAQLFDHKLIHTVADLYQLEREELLKLERMGEKSVDNLLQAIEKSKENSLEKLIFGLGIRFVGAKAAKTLAIHFDTMDQLIEASEEELIAVNEIGEKMAASVVRFFEADKVRALIERLKSNNVNTTYKGPKPVTNADEVDSIFANKTVVLTGKLHELTRDEAKEKIELLGGKVTGSVSKKTDLVIAGDDAGSKKKKAEELGVEIWDEKALIKELN; translated from the coding sequence ATGGAGCGACAAGAGGCCGAACAACGCGTTCAAACCTTACGTGAGCAATTAGAGGAATATGGTTATCATTACTATGTACTCGATCAACCGCTTGTCTCAGATGCCGAGTATGATCAATTGCTGAAAGAACTTGTGGCACTTGAAACCGATTATCCAGAACTAATCAGTGACGACTCGCCGTCCGTTCGCGTCGGTGGGGAGCCACTGCCTTTCTTTGAAAAGGTTGAACATAAAACACCGATGCTTAGTCTCGGTAATGCGTTTAACGAGCAGGATTTGCGCGATTTTGACCGTCGCGTGCGTGAGCGTGTGGGTGAGGAGTTGACGTATAGCTGTGAATTAAAAATTGACGGCTTGGCTGTTTCCTTAACCTATGAAAATGGAAAGTTCATTCGTGGCGCGACGAGAGGCGACGGGTCTGTTGGCGAAGATATTACGAATAACTTGAAAACGATCCAAGCGATTCCACTGCGATTAAAAGAGAAAGTAAACCTTGAAGTCCGTGGGGAAGCTTATATGCCGAAGAAGTCTTTTGAAAGCTTAAATGCAGCAAAAGAAGAGGGAGGGGAAGAGAAGTTTGCCAACCCTCGTAACGCAGCAGCGGGGTCCCTACGTCAATTAGACCCAAAGATTGCATCTAAGCGCAATCTATCCATTTTTATCTATGCGGTCGGTAACGCAGAAGGACAAGATCTTGCGTCACATCATGAAGGCTTATCTTTTCTTGACCACCTCGGATTTAAAGTGAATAAAGAGAGCCAACATTGTTTTTCAATTGAAGAAGTCATTGCCTATACAGAAAAGTGGACGACACGTCGAGCCGATCTTTCTTATGATATTGATGGGATTGTTATTAAAGTTGACTCTATCCCTCAGCAACGTGAGCTTGGATTCACGGCGAAAAGTCCACGTTGGGCGACTGCATTTAAGTTTCCTGCTGAGGAAGTAGTTACGACGCTTCGCGACATTGAGTTGAGTGTCGGACGTACAGGCGTTGTAACACCAACAGCAATCCTTGATCCGGTAGTTGTCGCAGGCACAACCGTTAAACGCGCGTCCCTTCATAATGAAGACCTCATTCGTGAAAAAGACGTCAAGCTAGGTGATACGGTCATCATCAAAAAAGCGGGCGATATTATCCCTGAGGTGGTTAATGTTTTAACGGAAAACCGAGATGGGTCTGAACGTGAGTTTAGTATGCCAACTCACTGTCCGGAATGCGAAAGTGAATTGGTTCGTTTAGAAGGAGAAGTAGCTCTTCGTTGCATTAATCCAGAATGTCCCGCTCAAATTCGTGAGGGGTTGATTCACTTTGTCTCAAGACAAGCGATGAATATCGATGGACTTGGCGAAAAAGTAATTGCTCAATTATTTGACCATAAACTCATTCACACAGTGGCTGACCTCTATCAATTAGAGCGAGAAGAATTATTAAAGCTTGAACGAATGGGAGAAAAGTCGGTTGATAATCTTCTTCAAGCGATTGAGAAGTCGAAAGAAAACTCTCTTGAAAAACTTATATTCGGTTTAGGTATTCGGTTTGTTGGAGCAAAGGCAGCTAAGACATTGGCAATCCATTTTGACACGATGGACCAACTGATTGAAGCAAGTGAAGAAGAATTGATTGCTGTTAATGAAATTGGTGAGAAGATGGCAGCTTCTGTTGTTCGCTTTTTTGAAGCAGACAAAGTGCGCGCGCTTATTGAACGCTTAAAGTCTAACAATGTGAATACAACGTATAAAGGCCCGAAGCCGGTAACAAATGCTGATGAGGTCGATAGTATCTTTGCAAATAAAACGGTTGTCCTAACAGGGAAGCTTCATGAACTTACACGCGATGAAGCGAAAGAAAAGATTGAACTATTAGGTGGAAAAGTAACGGGAAGTGTCAGTAAAAAGACAGATCTAGTCATTGCTGGTGACGATGCAGGCTCAAAGAAAAAGAAGGCCGAGGAACTAGGGGTTGAGATTTGGGATGAAAAAGCATTAATCAAAGAGCTTAACTAG